The window CGGATCGCTCCTCCCACAATTCTTCTCTAATCGACGATTTCCAGCCCCATGCTGCGGGCAGTACCTTCAATCATCCTTGCTGCAGCTTCAAGATCTGCCGCATTGAGATCCCGCATTTTCAGCTCGGCAATCTCCCGCACTTTCGCACGTGTCACCTTCCCGACCTTCTTCCGGTTGGGCTCGCCGGAACCGGATTCAACCCCCGCTGCCTTTTTCAGTAGAATTGAAGCCGGCGGCGTCTTACAGATAAAGCTAAAAGAACGGTCCTGATAAATCGTTACCTCAACGGGAATGATCATCCCGGCATCAGCGGCGGTACGTTCATTAAATTCCTTACAAAAACCCATAATATTGACACCATGCGGGCCTAAAGCTGAACCTACCGGGGGAGCCGGAGTGGCTTTGCCGGCCGGAATATGGAGTTTAACAACGGCAGTTACCTTTTTTGCCATTTCCTGTCCTTCCCTTCTTATAATTTCTCAATCTGCGTGAAATCTAATTCAACCGGGGTCTCCCGTCCAAACATGGAAACGAGTACCTTAAGTTTATTTTTTTCAGGGTAAATTTCTTCTACCGTACCGATAAAATTTTCAAAGGGCCCGGCAATTACGCGCACACTCTCTCCCAGGTCGAGATCGATCTTTGTGCGGGCTTCCTCCAATCCCATCTGCCGCATGATCACCCGGACCTCCGCCGGTTGCAGGGGGATCGGCTTGCTTCCGGTGCCAACAAAGCCGGTTACACCGGGCGTGTTCCGAACCACGTACCAGGAGTCATCTGTCAGGATCATCTCCACCAAAACGTAACCAGGAAAAACTTTTCGCTTGGAAACGCGGCGTTTTCCATCCTTGATTTCGATTTCGTCCTCCATAGGCACGAGGACTCTAAATATTTT of the Bacillota bacterium genome contains:
- the rplK gene encoding 50S ribosomal protein L11 produces the protein MAKKVTAVVKLHIPAGKATPAPPVGSALGPHGVNIMGFCKEFNERTAADAGMIIPVEVTIYQDRSFSFICKTPPASILLKKAAGVESGSGEPNRKKVGKVTRAKVREIAELKMRDLNAADLEAAARMIEGTARSMGLEIVD
- the nusG gene encoding transcription termination/antitermination protein NusG; the encoded protein is MDKKWFVIHTYSGYENKVKANLEKRVASMGMQDKIFRVLVPMEDEIEIKDGKRRVSKRKVFPGYVLVEMILTDDSWYVVRNTPGVTGFVGTGSKPIPLQPAEVRVIMRQMGLEEARTKIDLDLGESVRVIAGPFENFIGTVEEIYPEKNKLKVLVSMFGRETPVELDFTQIEKL